The following proteins come from a genomic window of Geomonas sp. RF6:
- a CDS encoding RNA recognition motif domain-containing protein, protein MAKELYVGKLSYDATEEDLKRVFSVSGTVTSVHIITDPHTGQSKGCAYVRMSTEAEAKDAILSLDGAIVMDRTITVSIATPQKHTTAGYKPGSRGAGKRPGGFSRGGSAKPGRK, encoded by the coding sequence ATGGCCAAGGAGCTATACGTCGGCAAACTGTCGTACGACGCCACCGAAGAGGACCTGAAGAGGGTCTTTTCCGTCTCGGGAACCGTTACCTCGGTCCATATTATCACCGACCCCCACACGGGGCAGTCGAAAGGGTGCGCCTACGTGAGGATGTCCACTGAAGCCGAGGCGAAGGATGCCATCCTTTCCCTCGACGGCGCCATCGTCATGGACCGCACCATCACCGTCTCCATCGCGACGCCGCAGAAGCACACGACCGCCGGGTACAAGCCGGGAAGCCGCGGTGCGGGGAAGCGCCCCGGCGGGTTCAGCCGTGGCGGCTCCGCAAAGCCGGGGAGGAAGTAG
- the uvrC gene encoding excinuclease ABC subunit UvrC, with translation MILSDTINNFPNSPGVYIMKDEKGTVLYVGKARDLKKRVKSYFKPAQDARYQIRFLMQRVCALEYIVTDTEKEALILENTLIKQHRPRYNINLRDDKTYFSLRMDMKEEFPRLSIVRKVPSDGARYFGPYSSAVAAREVMKQLYKIFPLRHYPMEACRRRNRPCLFYQMKQCAAPCHNKITAEEYMALAEGAALFLEGKNTEIARMFRTKMNKASEEMQYEEAARYRDLVRYIEMTVERQKVVARGGDSDVFSFCREGDDVQIALLHIRGGALTGSRNFCFAWEMETEEGLASFLNEYYGQGTPIPPEILLPIPIPEPDALEELLSEVSGKRVRIAVPQRGAKLDMVKLAEKNALTAAKERAAKEGETTKVLSELADKLALPAPPSRIECYDISNIQGEMAVGSRVVFVDGKAQKSLYRRYRIREVLQSDDFGMMREVLSRRFSGGEEKEAFPDLIVVDGGIGQLNVLTSVLRELDVSGVQAAGLAKSRVEREMEQAEIKRSEERVFLPGRKNPVSMRQNSPALLLLARIRDEAHRFAITYHKAIRSKKITTSELENVPGIGPKRKKALLMHFGSLRKVQEASLAELEAVPGLGGSAAQAVYERLHPAVPLSDQSDQSDQSD, from the coding sequence GTGATCCTCTCCGATACCATCAACAATTTCCCCAACTCCCCCGGCGTCTACATCATGAAGGACGAGAAGGGGACCGTCCTCTATGTCGGGAAGGCGCGCGACCTCAAGAAGCGGGTGAAGAGCTACTTCAAGCCTGCCCAGGACGCGCGCTACCAGATCCGCTTCCTCATGCAGCGCGTCTGCGCCCTCGAGTACATCGTCACCGACACCGAAAAAGAAGCGCTGATCCTCGAAAACACGCTCATCAAGCAGCACCGCCCGCGCTACAACATCAACCTGCGCGACGACAAGACGTATTTCTCGCTGCGCATGGACATGAAGGAAGAATTCCCGCGCCTCTCCATCGTGCGCAAGGTCCCTTCCGATGGCGCCCGCTACTTTGGCCCATACTCCTCGGCGGTGGCGGCACGCGAGGTCATGAAGCAGCTGTACAAGATCTTCCCGCTGCGCCACTACCCGATGGAGGCGTGCCGACGCCGCAACCGTCCCTGCCTCTTCTACCAGATGAAGCAGTGCGCCGCCCCGTGCCACAACAAGATCACGGCGGAAGAGTATATGGCGCTCGCCGAGGGAGCCGCCCTCTTCCTCGAGGGGAAGAACACCGAGATCGCGCGGATGTTCCGCACGAAGATGAACAAGGCGTCCGAGGAGATGCAGTACGAGGAGGCGGCCCGCTACCGAGACCTCGTCCGCTACATCGAGATGACCGTGGAGCGCCAGAAGGTCGTCGCGCGCGGCGGGGACAGCGATGTTTTCTCCTTTTGCCGGGAAGGGGACGACGTGCAGATCGCCCTTCTGCACATCCGCGGCGGCGCCCTCACCGGAAGCCGCAACTTCTGCTTCGCCTGGGAGATGGAGACGGAAGAGGGACTCGCCTCCTTCCTCAACGAGTACTACGGCCAGGGAACCCCGATCCCGCCGGAGATACTCCTCCCGATCCCGATCCCGGAGCCGGACGCTCTGGAGGAACTTCTCTCGGAGGTTTCCGGAAAGAGGGTGCGCATCGCGGTGCCGCAGCGCGGCGCGAAGCTCGATATGGTGAAGCTTGCCGAGAAAAATGCCCTGACCGCGGCAAAGGAGCGCGCGGCGAAGGAGGGGGAGACGACGAAAGTGCTGTCGGAGCTTGCCGACAAGCTCGCCCTCCCCGCCCCCCCGTCGCGCATCGAGTGCTACGACATCTCCAACATCCAGGGGGAGATGGCGGTGGGGAGCCGCGTCGTCTTTGTGGACGGCAAGGCGCAGAAATCGCTGTACCGGCGCTACCGCATCCGCGAGGTGCTGCAGTCCGACGACTTCGGGATGATGCGGGAGGTGCTGTCGCGCCGCTTTTCCGGCGGCGAGGAGAAGGAAGCCTTTCCCGATCTCATCGTGGTGGACGGCGGCATCGGGCAGCTCAATGTCCTGACTTCGGTCCTGAGGGAGCTGGACGTCTCAGGGGTGCAGGCCGCGGGGCTCGCCAAGAGCCGGGTCGAGCGGGAGATGGAGCAGGCGGAGATAAAGAGAAGCGAGGAGAGGGTCTTTCTCCCCGGGCGGAAGAACCCGGTGTCGATGCGCCAGAACTCCCCCGCGCTCCTCCTGCTGGCGCGGATTCGCGACGAGGCGCACCGCTTTGCCATCACCTACCACAAAGCGATACGGAGCAAGAAGATCACGACCTCGGAGCTGGAAAATGTGCCGGGGATCGGGCCGAAGAGGAAGAAGGCCCTGCTGATGCATTTCGGGAGCCTGAGGAAAGTGCAGGAGGCCTCCCTCGCAGAGCTCGAAGCGGTTCCGGGGCTGGGGGGGAGCGCCGCGCAGGCGGTGTACGAGAGGCTGCATCCAGCGGTACCGCTGTCAGACCAGTCAGACCAGTCAGACCAGTCGGACTAG
- the atpG gene encoding ATP synthase F1 subunit gamma — translation MANLKAIKKRIVSVKNTRQITKAMKMVSAAKLRRAQENVVAARPYAGKLAEVLERLALTQDADASPLMTPRDGGRVLLVVVTSDRGLCGGFNANISKAAERFIHERAGQSKEISLVTIGRKGNEFLRNRHTVRKHHGNIFAALNYQTAAMVASELIEGYLAEEYDEVYVLYNAFRSVMSQDITLEKLLPIAPAVAAETDEPAREYIYEPSKGALLDELLPKHIEVQVFKALLESVAAEHGARMTAMDSASKNATEMIGKLTLMYNRARQAAITTELMEIISGSESIKG, via the coding sequence ATGGCGAACCTGAAAGCAATCAAGAAACGTATCGTTTCTGTCAAAAATACCAGGCAGATCACCAAGGCCATGAAGATGGTCTCGGCGGCGAAGCTGCGTCGCGCCCAGGAAAACGTGGTCGCGGCGCGCCCCTACGCCGGCAAGCTCGCCGAGGTGTTGGAGCGCCTGGCGCTCACGCAGGATGCTGACGCCTCCCCGCTGATGACTCCGCGGGACGGCGGCAGGGTGCTTCTGGTGGTGGTCACCTCTGACCGCGGGCTGTGCGGCGGCTTCAACGCCAACATCTCCAAGGCGGCGGAGCGCTTCATCCACGAGCGTGCCGGGCAGTCCAAGGAGATTTCCCTCGTCACCATCGGGAGAAAAGGGAACGAGTTCCTTAGGAACCGCCACACCGTCCGCAAGCACCACGGCAACATCTTCGCCGCCCTCAACTACCAGACCGCCGCAATGGTGGCCTCCGAGCTCATCGAGGGGTACCTGGCAGAAGAGTACGATGAAGTCTACGTCCTGTACAACGCCTTCAGAAGCGTCATGAGCCAGGACATCACCCTGGAGAAGCTCCTTCCGATTGCACCTGCGGTGGCTGCCGAAACAGATGAGCCGGCCCGCGAGTACATCTACGAGCCGTCCAAGGGAGCGCTCTTGGACGAACTGCTTCCGAAGCACATCGAGGTCCAGGTCTTCAAGGCCCTCCTCGAGTCGGTCGCAGCAGAGCACGGCGCCAGGATGACCGCGATGGACAGCGCCTCCAAGAACGCAACCGAGATGATCGGCAAACTGACCCTCATGTACAACCGTGCGCGTCAGGCAGCCATCACCACGGAGCTCATGGAGATCATCTCCGGTTCGGAATCGATTAAAGGCTAA
- a CDS encoding cytochrome c3 family protein yields MKTSTLLITLLLGAVQAQAFECNECHSKNPAMVRMHQALKGKNCFDCHKIGEKLMGKGVPRNREAQMSRRVSDPLCTSCHKN; encoded by the coding sequence GTGAAGACATCTACCCTCCTGATAACGCTGCTACTCGGTGCAGTGCAGGCGCAAGCCTTTGAGTGCAACGAATGCCACAGCAAGAATCCCGCGATGGTGCGCATGCACCAGGCATTGAAGGGTAAGAACTGCTTTGACTGCCACAAGATCGGCGAGAAGCTGATGGGAAAAGGGGTACCGCGCAATCGCGAGGCGCAGATGAGCCGCCGGGTCAGCGATCCCCTCTGCACTTCCTGCCACAAGAACTAG
- a CDS encoding ATP synthase F0 subunit B: MINLDITFVIQLVNFLVLMLLLNQFLYKPVRKVLAQRTAEISGAKEKSAAVDAEVQEKMAEYEARLRAIRSSAADERGALKKEAVAQETAILEKAKDEATEKVSAIKARVAKEAEDARQLLKDSAQTLSAEICEKVLGRSL, encoded by the coding sequence GTGATCAACTTAGACATCACGTTTGTAATCCAGCTGGTCAATTTCCTGGTCCTGATGCTTTTGCTCAATCAGTTCCTGTACAAGCCCGTCAGAAAAGTGCTTGCCCAGAGAACTGCCGAGATCTCCGGGGCCAAGGAGAAAAGTGCTGCCGTTGACGCCGAGGTGCAGGAAAAGATGGCCGAGTACGAGGCACGCCTGCGTGCGATCCGCAGCAGCGCCGCCGACGAGCGTGGCGCCCTGAAGAAGGAAGCGGTCGCCCAGGAGACGGCAATCCTCGAGAAGGCGAAGGACGAGGCCACCGAGAAGGTCTCCGCCATCAAGGCGCGCGTGGCCAAGGAAGCTGAAGATGCACGCCAGCTCCTGAAGGACAGCGCTCAGACCCTGTCTGCCGAGATCTGTGAGAAAGTCCTGGGGAGGAGTTTGTAG
- a CDS encoding ParB/RepB/Spo0J family partition protein — MVKKMGLGKGMGALLPVVEEQGKKYFSCPIEDIKPNKDQPRKTFVNEKLEELAASIREKGIIQPLVVVRKGDHYLLIAGERRWRAAQKAGLREVPVVIQDVSEETALEMALIENIQREDLNAVEEAEAYRQLLERFSLSQEELAKRVGKERSTIANALRLLKLPHEIKRDLAEDRISMGHARALLTLETLEAQKEARDEIVKNHLSVRQAEALVKKAKSAAAPKKRVPARDGEEQDLMERLQRHFQAKVAIRRSGRGGKLEISFGDMKELTRIIDLLNL; from the coding sequence GTGGTTAAAAAGATGGGACTCGGGAAAGGAATGGGAGCGCTCCTGCCGGTGGTGGAGGAGCAGGGGAAAAAGTACTTCTCCTGCCCGATCGAGGACATAAAGCCGAACAAGGACCAGCCGCGCAAGACCTTCGTGAACGAGAAGCTCGAGGAGCTTGCGGCGTCCATCCGGGAAAAGGGGATCATCCAGCCCCTGGTCGTGGTGCGAAAGGGTGACCACTACCTCCTGATCGCGGGGGAGAGGCGCTGGCGCGCGGCGCAGAAGGCGGGGCTTCGCGAGGTGCCGGTGGTGATCCAGGACGTCTCCGAGGAGACGGCCCTGGAAATGGCCCTGATCGAGAACATCCAGCGCGAGGACCTGAACGCGGTGGAGGAGGCCGAGGCATACCGCCAGCTCCTGGAGCGCTTTTCCCTTTCACAGGAAGAGCTCGCCAAGAGGGTGGGAAAGGAGCGCTCGACGATCGCCAACGCCCTCAGGCTCCTGAAACTCCCGCACGAGATCAAGCGCGACCTCGCCGAAGACCGCATATCGATGGGGCATGCCCGGGCGCTCCTCACCCTGGAGACCCTGGAGGCGCAGAAGGAAGCGCGCGACGAGATCGTGAAGAACCACCTCTCCGTGCGTCAGGCGGAAGCGCTGGTGAAGAAGGCGAAGTCGGCGGCCGCCCCCAAAAAGAGGGTGCCGGCGCGCGACGGGGAGGAGCAGGACCTCATGGAGCGCCTGCAGCGGCATTTCCAGGCGAAGGTGGCGATCCGCCGCAGCGGCCGCGGTGGAAAGCTGGAGATCAGCTTCGGCGACATGAAGGAGTTGACGAGGATCATCGACCTGCTCAACCTCTAG
- a CDS encoding ATP synthase F0 subunit B — MQRKKITRIAVAAVPFALIVGLCAIGYCAEEGAHHVDKAAQMKDFMWRCVDFAVLAGILVYAIKKADMKGTLAARRSTIERQLKEAVAARELAEAKFNEYSDKLARANKDIEEMSANMKREGELEKERIIAEAQTTAARILEQAEAAANQEVQKARAELRAEAAKLAVELAEQKIKANIAKGDQDKLVGDYISKVVTLH, encoded by the coding sequence ATGCAAAGAAAGAAGATTACCCGGATAGCGGTAGCAGCCGTTCCCTTCGCCCTTATCGTGGGGCTGTGCGCCATCGGCTACTGCGCCGAGGAGGGTGCGCACCACGTCGACAAGGCCGCCCAGATGAAGGACTTCATGTGGCGCTGCGTCGACTTTGCGGTCCTCGCCGGCATCCTCGTGTACGCCATCAAGAAGGCGGACATGAAGGGGACCCTCGCCGCACGCCGCAGCACCATCGAGCGTCAGCTGAAGGAAGCGGTCGCCGCAAGGGAGCTCGCCGAGGCGAAGTTCAACGAGTACAGCGACAAGCTGGCCCGCGCCAACAAGGACATCGAGGAGATGTCGGCAAACATGAAGCGTGAGGGTGAGCTCGAGAAGGAGCGCATCATCGCCGAGGCGCAGACCACCGCCGCCCGCATCCTGGAGCAGGCTGAGGCTGCCGCCAACCAGGAAGTGCAGAAGGCGAGGGCTGAACTCCGTGCCGAAGCGGCGAAGCTCGCGGTTGAACTCGCAGAGCAGAAGATCAAAGCAAACATTGCAAAGGGCGACCAGGACAAACTGGTGGGCGACTATATTTCCAAGGTGGTGACTCTACATTGA
- the atpA gene encoding F0F1 ATP synthase subunit alpha, with protein sequence MEIKAEEISQIIRKQIKEYGTEVAVAETGTIISIGDGIARIHGLDKAMAGELLEFPGGISGMVLNLEEDNVGAAILGDFSEIKEGDSVKLTGRIVEVPVGEALIGRVVDAIGQPIDGLGPINTTTFGKVEVKAPGIVKRKSVHQPMQTGLKAIDSMVPIGRGQRELIIGDRQTGKTAVAIDTIINQKGGDVVCIYVAIGQKRSTVAQVVSKLKEHGAMDYTIVVAASASEPAPLQFIAPYTGVTMGEFFRDSGKHALIIYDDLSKQAVAYRQLSLLLRRPPGREAYPGDVFYLHSRLLERACKVSDECGAGSLTALPVIETQAGDVSAYIPTNVISITDGQIYLESDLFYSGVRPAINVGLSVSRVGGSAQVKAMKQVAGTLRLALAQYREMAAFAQFGSDLDKATQMQLARGARLVEILKQPQYRPIPNEKQVLVIFAANNGFVDDYPVNVLGRYEQELYAFFDARKADVLKELREKKAIDDALKATIVASLEEFKKEFTA encoded by the coding sequence ATGGAAATCAAAGCGGAAGAAATCAGCCAGATTATCAGGAAGCAGATCAAGGAGTACGGCACCGAGGTAGCGGTGGCCGAGACCGGCACCATTATCTCCATCGGTGACGGTATCGCACGTATTCATGGTCTTGACAAGGCGATGGCCGGCGAGCTCCTCGAGTTCCCGGGCGGCATCAGCGGCATGGTGCTCAACCTCGAAGAGGACAACGTCGGTGCTGCGATCCTCGGTGACTTCTCCGAGATCAAGGAAGGCGACTCCGTCAAGCTGACCGGCAGGATCGTTGAGGTTCCGGTTGGCGAGGCCCTCATCGGCCGCGTTGTCGACGCTATCGGCCAGCCGATCGACGGCCTCGGCCCGATCAACACCACCACCTTCGGCAAGGTGGAAGTGAAGGCCCCCGGTATCGTAAAGCGCAAGTCGGTTCACCAGCCGATGCAGACCGGTCTCAAGGCTATCGACTCCATGGTTCCGATCGGGCGCGGCCAGCGCGAGCTCATCATCGGCGACCGCCAGACCGGCAAGACCGCCGTCGCCATCGACACCATCATCAACCAGAAGGGCGGTGACGTGGTGTGCATCTACGTCGCGATCGGCCAGAAGCGCTCCACGGTTGCCCAGGTCGTTTCCAAGCTGAAAGAGCACGGCGCAATGGACTACACCATCGTCGTCGCCGCTTCCGCTTCCGAGCCGGCACCGCTGCAGTTCATCGCACCGTACACCGGCGTCACCATGGGCGAGTTCTTCCGCGACTCCGGCAAGCACGCCCTCATCATCTACGATGACCTTTCCAAGCAGGCAGTGGCATACCGCCAGCTTTCGCTCCTTCTCCGCCGTCCGCCGGGGCGTGAAGCATACCCGGGCGACGTCTTCTACCTCCACAGCCGTCTCCTCGAGCGTGCGTGCAAGGTTTCCGACGAGTGCGGTGCCGGCTCCCTGACCGCTCTGCCGGTCATCGAGACCCAGGCAGGTGACGTTTCCGCGTACATCCCGACCAACGTTATTTCCATTACGGACGGTCAGATCTACCTGGAGAGCGACCTCTTCTACTCCGGCGTCCGCCCGGCGATCAACGTCGGTCTCTCCGTTTCCCGCGTCGGCGGCTCCGCACAGGTAAAGGCGATGAAGCAGGTTGCCGGTACGCTGCGCCTCGCACTCGCCCAGTACCGCGAGATGGCGGCATTCGCCCAGTTCGGTTCCGACCTCGACAAGGCGACCCAGATGCAGCTCGCCCGCGGCGCCCGTCTGGTTGAGATCCTCAAGCAGCCGCAGTACCGTCCGATCCCGAACGAGAAGCAGGTTCTGGTCATCTTCGCAGCCAACAACGGCTTCGTCGACGACTACCCGGTCAACGTGCTGGGTCGTTACGAGCAGGAACTGTACGCTTTCTTCGACGCGAGGAAGGCCGACGTTCTCAAGGAACTCCGTGAGAAGAAGGCGATCGACGACGCCCTGAAGGCTACGATCGTGGCATCGCTGGAAGAGTTCAAGAAGGAATTTACTGCCTAA
- a CDS encoding LysM peptidoglycan-binding domain-containing protein — MADILVITDQQRVSELFTRASSALENRLRIVPTLAQGEEEIAAAPPSHAFVQGTISGVSGDEVLAYLNRLLPPTTKVVLLAADRDSADRIRCETLVTAQDDAALERAITACITLGAIESAREKGDAAAPAPAEAARDLLFSAHHDEGDGSGRSSRGVWYVAALIAAIGTGAIAAHLVKHPAPPATVAQVTPQRIAPAAPQAATPAPAPQPGSAQEKLREVPAAAPADRRISHLVREGDTIWKILASHGIGESAGAPLLPEIKRLNHLRELERLKPGQTLVIPLDKR, encoded by the coding sequence ATGGCAGACATCCTGGTGATCACAGACCAGCAGAGAGTATCCGAACTCTTCACCCGGGCGAGCAGCGCGCTGGAGAACCGGCTGCGCATTGTGCCCACGCTCGCGCAAGGTGAAGAGGAGATAGCCGCCGCGCCCCCTTCCCACGCCTTCGTGCAGGGCACGATCTCCGGCGTGAGCGGGGACGAGGTGCTGGCGTACCTCAACAGGCTCCTCCCTCCGACGACGAAGGTCGTGCTGCTGGCTGCCGACCGCGACAGTGCCGACCGCATCCGATGTGAAACGCTAGTTACGGCGCAGGACGACGCGGCGCTCGAGCGAGCCATCACGGCCTGCATAACATTGGGCGCCATAGAGTCGGCACGTGAAAAGGGCGATGCTGCGGCTCCGGCGCCCGCTGAAGCCGCAAGGGACCTGCTTTTCTCCGCGCATCATGATGAAGGGGATGGAAGCGGGCGCAGCAGCCGCGGCGTGTGGTATGTCGCCGCCCTCATAGCCGCCATCGGGACTGGAGCCATCGCCGCCCATCTCGTCAAACATCCCGCCCCTCCAGCCACCGTCGCGCAGGTAACGCCGCAGCGAATAGCTCCGGCGGCGCCGCAGGCAGCGACTCCCGCACCGGCCCCGCAACCAGGGTCCGCCCAGGAGAAGCTGCGGGAGGTACCGGCCGCTGCGCCGGCGGATCGACGTATTTCGCACCTGGTGCGGGAGGGGGACACGATCTGGAAGATTCTGGCGTCCCACGGAATCGGCGAGAGTGCCGGAGCCCCGCTCCTTCCGGAGATAAAGCGGCTGAACCATCTAAGGGAACTGGAGCGGCTGAAGCCGGGGCAGACTCTGGTCATCCCCCTCGACAAACGGTGA
- the atpD gene encoding F0F1 ATP synthase subunit beta has translation MSQNFGKISQVIGAVIDVEFEPGKLPPIYNALRVTNPAIDDQENNLVLEVAQHLGENAVRTIAMDSTDGLVRGQKVLDTGKQISVPVGRKTLGRILNVIGEPVDEMGPVGNEKEYGIHRDAPAFVEQSTKVEAFTTGIKVVDLLAPYARGGKIGLFGGAGVGKTVLIMELINNIAKQHGGFSVFAGVGERTREGNDLWMEMKESGVLDKASLVYGQMNEPPGARARVALSALSIAEYFRDEEGQDVLLFIDNIFRFTQAGSEVSALLGRIPSAVGYQPTLATEMGELQERITSTTKGSITSVQAIYVPADDLTDPAPATAFAHLDATTVLSRQIAELGIYPAVDPLDSTSRILDPQVIGEEHYKVARQVQYVLQKYKDLQDIIAILGMDELSEEDKLVVARARKIQRFLSQPFHVAEAFTGSPGKYVELKDTIKGFAEIVAGKHDDLPEQAFYMVGPIEEAIEKAKKLAV, from the coding sequence ATGAGTCAGAACTTCGGAAAAATATCGCAGGTCATCGGCGCCGTCATCGACGTCGAGTTCGAGCCCGGCAAACTGCCGCCGATCTACAACGCCCTCAGGGTGACCAACCCGGCGATCGACGACCAGGAGAACAACCTGGTTCTGGAAGTTGCTCAGCACCTGGGTGAGAACGCCGTCCGTACCATCGCAATGGACTCCACCGACGGTCTGGTGCGCGGCCAGAAGGTTCTGGACACCGGCAAGCAGATCTCCGTTCCGGTCGGTCGCAAGACCCTGGGGCGCATCCTCAACGTCATCGGCGAGCCGGTGGACGAGATGGGTCCGGTAGGGAACGAGAAAGAGTACGGCATCCACCGCGACGCTCCGGCCTTCGTTGAGCAGTCCACCAAGGTCGAGGCGTTCACCACCGGCATCAAGGTCGTCGACCTCCTCGCACCGTACGCAAGGGGCGGCAAGATCGGTCTGTTCGGCGGCGCAGGCGTCGGCAAGACCGTTCTCATCATGGAGCTCATCAACAACATCGCGAAGCAGCACGGCGGTTTCTCCGTTTTCGCAGGCGTCGGCGAGCGTACCCGTGAAGGGAACGACCTCTGGATGGAAATGAAGGAGTCCGGCGTTCTCGACAAGGCCTCCCTCGTGTACGGCCAGATGAACGAGCCCCCGGGGGCACGTGCCCGCGTTGCTCTCTCCGCGCTCTCCATCGCAGAGTACTTCCGTGACGAAGAAGGGCAGGACGTTCTCCTCTTCATCGACAACATCTTCCGCTTCACCCAGGCGGGTTCCGAGGTTTCCGCACTCCTCGGCCGTATCCCTTCCGCCGTTGGTTACCAGCCGACCCTGGCAACCGAGATGGGCGAGCTCCAGGAGCGCATCACCTCCACCACCAAGGGCTCCATCACCTCCGTTCAGGCGATCTACGTACCGGCCGACGACCTTACCGACCCGGCTCCGGCAACCGCCTTCGCCCACCTCGACGCGACGACCGTTCTTTCCCGTCAGATCGCCGAGCTCGGGATCTACCCGGCAGTGGACCCGCTGGACTCCACCTCCAGGATTCTCGACCCGCAGGTTATCGGCGAGGAGCACTACAAGGTTGCCCGCCAGGTACAGTACGTCCTCCAGAAGTACAAGGATCTCCAGGACATCATCGCGATCCTCGGTATGGACGAGCTCTCCGAGGAGGACAAGCTGGTCGTTGCCCGCGCCAGGAAGATCCAGAGGTTCCTCTCCCAGCCGTTCCACGTCGCGGAAGCCTTCACCGGCTCCCCCGGCAAGTACGTCGAGCTGAAGGACACCATCAAGGGCTTTGCCGAGATCGTTGCCGGCAAGCACGACGACCTGCCCGAGCAGGCCTTCTACATGGTCGGCCCGATCGAAGAGGCCATCGAGAAAGCCAAAAAGCTTGCTGTGTAA
- a CDS encoding ParA family protein: MAKIICVANQKGGVGKTTTAVNVAASLAVAERRVLLVDLDPQGNAGSGVGVDKGALEESVYDCLINDAAPSSIVLQTELPYLHLLPATSDLAGAELELAGMSGRERRLKKVLATLSDSYDYIFIDCPPSLSLLTINAMTAADSVLIPLQCEFYAMEGLSQILKTISLIQQGLNSPLYIEGILLTMFDARNNLSRQVSEEIRAHFKKETFATVIPRNVRLSEAPSHGKPIVLYDITSRGAMSYMELAKEIIVREAAHGG; encoded by the coding sequence ATGGCAAAGATAATCTGTGTGGCAAATCAAAAAGGAGGGGTGGGAAAGACCACGACGGCAGTCAATGTCGCCGCCTCTCTCGCCGTGGCCGAACGGCGCGTGCTCCTGGTGGACCTCGATCCGCAGGGGAACGCCGGAAGCGGCGTAGGGGTCGACAAGGGTGCCCTCGAGGAGAGCGTCTACGACTGCCTCATCAACGACGCGGCCCCTTCCTCCATCGTGCTGCAGACGGAGCTCCCCTATCTGCACCTTCTCCCCGCCACCTCCGACCTCGCCGGGGCCGAGCTCGAGCTCGCCGGCATGAGCGGGCGCGAGCGCAGGCTGAAGAAGGTGCTGGCGACTCTCTCCGACTCCTACGACTATATTTTTATAGATTGCCCCCCTTCGCTCTCCCTTCTGACCATCAACGCCATGACTGCGGCGGATTCCGTCCTGATCCCGCTGCAGTGCGAGTTCTACGCGATGGAGGGGCTTTCACAGATTCTGAAGACCATTTCGCTGATCCAGCAGGGGCTGAACAGTCCGCTCTACATCGAGGGAATCCTCCTCACCATGTTCGACGCGCGCAACAACCTGTCGCGCCAGGTGAGCGAGGAGATCAGGGCACACTTCAAAAAGGAAACGTTCGCCACGGTGATTCCCCGCAATGTGCGGCTTTCCGAGGCTCCCTCCCACGGCAAGCCGATCGTGCTCTACGACATCACCTCGCGCGGTGCCATGAGCTACATGGAACTGGCCAAGGAGATCATAGTTCGGGAGGCTGCACATGGTGGTTAA
- the atpH gene encoding ATP synthase F1 subunit delta — translation MSANAIAKRYAKALVQIGSEEGAVEKYNTELTRFSGLLAENRELGAVFANPAYGVEKKAEILKEMVAKLGLSTTVSNLLMLLLERGRISVVPEIATRYGAFADELSGVIRPVVTSGLPLEPAQVEEIKGALAKATGKKVELKLEVDPSLIGGVVAKIGDKVFDGSVKTQLARLQDILQKG, via the coding sequence TTGAGCGCAAACGCTATTGCCAAACGTTATGCAAAAGCCCTCGTGCAGATAGGCTCTGAAGAGGGGGCAGTGGAGAAGTACAACACTGAGCTCACCCGCTTCAGCGGACTTCTCGCCGAGAACCGTGAACTGGGAGCGGTGTTTGCCAACCCCGCCTACGGTGTTGAAAAGAAGGCTGAGATCCTGAAGGAGATGGTCGCGAAGCTCGGACTCTCCACCACGGTATCCAACCTGCTCATGCTCCTTCTTGAGCGCGGCCGCATCTCCGTCGTTCCGGAGATCGCAACCCGCTACGGCGCCTTCGCCGACGAGCTTTCCGGCGTTATCCGCCCGGTGGTGACCTCCGGTCTCCCGCTGGAGCCGGCCCAGGTCGAGGAGATCAAGGGCGCTCTGGCGAAAGCAACCGGCAAGAAGGTTGAGCTCAAGCTGGAAGTTGATCCGTCGCTCATCGGCGGCGTGGTAGCCAAGATCGGCGATAAGGTATTCGACGGAAGCGTGAAGACACAGTTAGCTAGACTTCAGGATATATTACAGAAGGGGTGA